The following DNA comes from Apis cerana isolate GH-2021 linkage group LG14, AcerK_1.0, whole genome shotgun sequence.
tattggaTATGCAATTTTTGGTCCTCCatcagaaaataaagaaaataaagatgtatatattgaagataaagaaataggagaagatggaaaaatgaaagatgttACTGATGCACTTTATTATTCATCTGATGccaacaatattataaatatgatttataagcAATTACTTACATATGGTGAAGGACGTATAgatgaaaaaacaatatattatggagtaatttacaatatatcatttcgcactaaaaataatttgattcaagtatctaattcaaaaaaatttactaaaagaagcccagaaaaagaaaaaactattttagataaagaaacaacttcagaaaaagaaactgttttagataaaaaacttacttcagaaaaagaaaaaataactaattcagaaaagaaagatacaattcaaatatattcaacaccaatttttaaaataagacaaGATTCAAATGAAACTTGTATAGAAAAAGGAACAtggtatattgatataaatggtAGAGTGTATAAAAGTTGGacagattatataaaacataatactTTACCAAAATGTACAATGGTTCTTCCAAAAGATGGATTTTATCATCCtaattcaaattatgaaattactgAAGAATATTCAACAGTGtgcttagaaattttaaactcACCTGCATGTAGAATTAAAACAAGTATTCTTAATCTTGGAGATATAGTTTCTACATTAGGTAGTGTATGTGGAGTTGGTTTGGGTATAGCATCTGTTTTTACACCCATTGGACCATTTGTAATAGGtgagttatataaaattgtactttatatttagtttacaaagtttaattaaaagaaatgtataataatatatattatataataaatatattatatatataataatattgataataatataactattatattgtccaaaaattaatttttgctattttaagatataataataagaataataataaaataaataaaagcatAATATTACTGTTACAATTATAGGTGCAACAATAGCTTCTGGTGCAAGTGGTATATGGACAACTGGTAGATCAATACAGAATTTAATAGATAGAAGCTCTCATGAACAAAGTATAGGATTAACAAATAGGGATTCCTTTTGTTCATGGTTAGGTATAGTTGGCAGTGCAGTTGGTTTAATAAGCAATAGTGGAAATGTTATTCTTactaaacttataaaaaatggtAGTGATATAAGCAATGCAGCTAAAGTTGCATATAATgcattaattttaagtaatttaggTATTAATGGTTTTGGAGTAGGATATCAGGCATATTGTATGTACCAAAGATATCAAAAAGAAGgtcaaattcatatattagaTATGGTATCTCTGTCAgctcatttattattctttggtAATTCAGTTATAAATTTACAGTTTGCAGAAGATCTCATTAAATCTACTCAAGGTAAAATCTTAGATGAATATAGATCTACATTGCGTTCTAAACATCTTCGTAGACAATTTAATCGTACAAAACGTATTGCTGCTACAAACAATACAgataaaatatctgaaaatgcTGAAGTAATACGTTATATCAATAGAAAGatagatttacaattaaaaaataatttgaataatatttccacacaaaaaactattatattctttgaaaatggaaaattgataatttgcgGTGTTCATTTGTTAAATCCAATGAGATTTGTAGAAATACTAATTAAGGATGATCAATTTTCaagtgaaaagaaatttttatttaataatgaaaatagtgATAGTAAAGATATGTTCTTCACATTAAAAGATTTGctgttgaatttattaaaaaatgtatttttaaataataatagcagaGAAGATTATGAATctgaatttgataatattttaaatgatatgaaatatatggatAATgctccaaatatttttattctaatatttgaaatatcttttactttaataaCACAATCTCAATtttgtttagaatatttatcaaatgcaGTTCATTTTATATGgagttatataaaagaaagtttgATACAAAGTTTTTGTGCAAAACTTTTTTCTGATGaacaaatgcaaaataaagtctctgaaattataacaattttatttgaacataTGCAAGAAGCAATAAAAGAATTGTCACCtgctttcaaaaaatatattgaagaatatgtgaggaatataaaaagaaacttataaacaatatatttaaatttcaatcttgatGATGATTCTTAAAttagaaaacgaaaaagattGCTATACAAtcacaatattcttttttccattttgaatatgtgatgtatatataatccaataattaatctatagtattatttttttattaaaaaacttaaaaattatcatcaatcaaatattcttgtattgtttcaataattgttttttattatgataaattgttatgtaatttttgttattgttactAACTAGTAACAACTAGCAAATTGTAGCCAGAAAGCTacaatttaagataatttttgaattaggagttcttataataatttattcaataattacataataattttttattaataatatatatttaaaaatttatagatatattaaaaatgataataatattggaaattgaattatatactaattaattaaaatactaaataaagaatatgaaaaaaagatatgtagcaaaaatatcaataaagataatttttaaagtattatgattttaatttaatagaaaaaaaaaaatatgtgattttgaaaaaaaaaatgaaaaggaatTCAATTGACGTACCGATCACGCGCCAAGATCAAGCTTATATAAAGAGAGTAATTAGTgggaaaaagacaaaaattagttaaaaattatagaatcatCGCCATCTTTGATACCGCAGATGAAACACGTATAAATAAAGAGAACAAACAGTAGAAAAAGGACAGagatagattaaaattgtgaaatcagcgccatctccagagtgccgcaaatgaaacacgTATAAACAAAGAGAGCAAATAGTAGAAAAAGGACAGAGATAGAGGGAGAATTAACTTGTCgcgccatctcttgaataCTAAGGAAAGCAATAAGGCAATGTAGGAATTGAATACCAtatgataaatgtaaaaaaactttaaatctaaaaatattcaaaagatggCGTTACTTGTTAATTCTTACTCTACTTTACCCtgcttaaattaaaaaaaatatctctatccttttctaattatttgctctctttgtttatttagtttcatttgcggcactctgaagat
Coding sequences within:
- the LOC108004390 gene encoding uncharacterized protein LOC108004390, whose protein sequence is MSMSDTDWNEMLKVAKLQQQEYYELLPEWTKYTADEYKYLKQNIGYAIFGPPSENKENKDVYIEDKEIGEDGKMKDVTDALYYSSDANNIINMIYKQLLTYGEGRIDEKTIYYGVIYNISFRTKNNLIQVSNSKKFTKRSPEKEKTILDKETTSEKETVLDKKLTSEKEKITNSEKKDTIQIYSTPIFKIRQDSNETCIEKGTWYIDINGRVYKSWTDYIKHNTLPKCTMVLPKDGFYHPNSNYEITEEYSTVCLEILNSPACRIKTSILNLGDIVSTLGSVCGVGLGIASVFTPIGPFVIGATIASGASGIWTTGRSIQNLIDRSSHEQSIGLTNRDSFCSWLGIVGSAVGLISNSGNVILTKLIKNGSDISNAAKVAYNALILSNLGINGFGVGYQAYCMYQRYQKEGQIHILDMVSLSAHLLFFGNSVINLQFAEDLIKSTQGKILDEYRSTLRSKHLRRQFNRTKRIAATNNTDKISENAEVIRYINRKIDLQLKNNLNNISTQKTIIFFENGKLIICGVHLLNPMRFVEILIKDDQFSSEKKFLFNNENSDSKDMFFTLKDLLLNLLKNVFLNNNSREDYESEFDNILNDMKYMDNAPNIFILIFEISFTLITQSQFCLEYLSNAVHFIWSYIKESLIQSFCAKLFSDEQMQNKVSEIITILFEHMQEAIKELSPAFKKYIEEYVRNIKRNL